A window from Chiroxiphia lanceolata isolate bChiLan1 chromosome 3, bChiLan1.pri, whole genome shotgun sequence encodes these proteins:
- the BICRAL gene encoding BRD4-interacting chromatin-remodeling complex-associated protein-like isoform X1, which translates to MNLWSGTVSFCLARIVMDDDDDESCLLDLIGDPQALNYFLHGPSSKSSNEDLTNAEYSVANSNSIFANSNSTDPKSSVKGVSGQLGEGPSDGLQLSSSLQFLEDELVSSPLPDLTEDQPFDILQKSLQEANITEQTLAEEAYLDASVGSSQQFAQAQLHPSSSASFTQASNVSNYSGQTLQPIGVTQVVQQPVGASFASNTVGVQHGFMQHVGISVPSQHLSNSSQISGSGQIQLIGSFSNQPSMMTINNLDGSQIILKGNGQQTPANMSSGLLVHRQTPNGNSLFSNSNSSPVAQPVTVPFNSTNFQTSLPVHNIIIQRGLAPNSNKVPINIQPKPIQMGQQTAYNVNNLGIQQHHVQQGIPFASANSPQSSVVGPHMSVNIVNQQNTRKSVTPQTVSNAGGSIVIHSPMGQPHASQNQFLIPTSLSVNSNSVHHVQAINGQLLQTQPSQLVPGQVSAEHVMLNRNSTNMLRANQSYSGQMLNNQNTAVQLVSGQTFTAPGNQVIVNHGTSQIVGGQVPMQQASPTVLHLSPSQANVSQGRSSFTAMSPGQSTVSNMSASNRFAVASSSGSVHPSLGPSVQSVASGGNFTGDQLVQNRTQASVSASHRLPASSSKSVSTFSHTSGGVTQQQFAFGQKKAVNQTSPVSTSKTQDNLRQPQLTSLLSNTLSGQDSGGKIVPQSLGTAQPQEKVIGSTSVQQSIQVDGHLVGQKRPAAKQLTKGAFILQQLQKDQVHAVTPDKSRFRSLNDAVQRLLSYHVCQGSLPTEEDLRKVDNEFESVATQLLKRTQAMLNKYRCLLIEDAMRINPSAEMVMIDRMFNQEERASLTRDKRLALVDPDGYQADFCCSAKQLEKTAEEAQTSKSDHQSSKTLPSRSQSTKTQARDRPKSSSAESTNHSKLPLVPNNILTPQEGKASTKKSESLTKALKFEKANCSSESQYVALSEERMTGKDLAKSTENSSSSEDLSKAVSRGSHGTQNKISRNTIQSFSKVTCNNSLQDKTLRSSPKNEVLHPDNRKGSGETQQDLLLSKSLETTFKNILELKKAGRQPQNEAASSGSVELEFPNFSPIASQENCLEKFIPDHSESVVETDSILEAAVNSILEC; encoded by the exons ATGAATCTCTGGTCAGGGACAGTAAGCTTCTGTTTGGCAAGAA TTGTCATGGATGATGACGATGATGAATCCTGTCTCCTTGATCTTATTGG GGACCCACAGGCGCTGAATTATTTTCTACATGGACCTAGTAGTAAATCT AGCAATGAAGACTTGACTAATGCAGAATATTCTGTAGCCAACTCAAATTCAATTTTCGCCAACTCCAAT AGCACTGATCCTAAGTCGTCTGTAAAAGGTGTAAGCGGTCAGCTTGGAGAGGGGCCTAGTGATGGACTGCAGCTGTCCAGTAGCCTTCAGTTTCTTGAAGATGAACTTGTATCGTCTCCTTTGCCTGATCTTACTGAGGATCAGCCTTTTGATATTCTTCAGAAGTCCTTGCAGGAGGCCAATATTACTGAACAGACTTTGGCAGAAGAGGCATATTTGGATGCCAGCGTAGGTTCTAGCCAACAGTTTGCACAAGCTCAGCTTCATCCTTCTTCATCAGCATCCTTTACTCAGGCTTCTAATGTTTCTAATTACTCAGGTCAGACGTTGCAACCTATAGGAGTTACTCAAGTGGTACAGCAACCTGTTGGAGCATCTTTTGCAAGCAATACAGTCGGTGTGCAACATGGCTTTATGCAACATGTCGGAATTAGTGTTCCCAGCCAGCATTTGTCTAATAGCAGCCAGATCAGTGGTTCTGGGCAGATACAGCTAATCGGTTCATTTAGTAATCAACCTTCCATGATGACCATTAATAACCTCGATGGATCTCAGATAATATTGAAAGGCAATGGTCAGCAAACACCTGCAAACATGAGTAGTGGGCTCTTGGTTCACAGACAAACTCCAAATGGGAACTCGCTGTTCAGTAACTCAAATTCAAGTCCAGTAGCACAACCCGTAACTGTTCCATTTAACAGCACAAATTTTCAGACTTCATTGCCTGTCCATAATATCATCATTCAAAGGGGTTTGGCACCAAACTCTAACAAAGTTCCTATTAATATCCAACCAAAGCCGATTCAGATGGGTCAGCAGACTGCTTACAATGTGAATAACTTGGGAATACAGCAACATCATGTACAGCAAGGGATTCCGTTTGCTTCTGCAAACTCACCTCAAAGTTCAGTAGTTGGTCCTCATATGTCTGTTAATATTGTTAATCAACAAAATACGAGAAAATCAGTTACACCTCAGACAGTTAGCAATGCTGGAGGTAGTATTGTTATCCATTCTCCTATGGGACAGCCTCACGCATCTCAAAACCAGTTTCTCATACCTACAAGTTTGTCTGTTAATTCTAATTCAGTTCATCATGTCCAGGCCATAAATGGACAGCTTCTTCAGACTCAGCCTTCCCAGCTGGTCCCTGGCCAAGTGTCTGCTGAGCATGTAATGCTCAACAGGAACTCTACAAACATGCTAAGAGCCAACCAGTCGTATTCAGGACAGATGCTGAATAATCAGAACACAGCTGTTCAGCTTGTTTCTGGCCAGACATTCACAGCTCCTGGAAACCAAGTTATAGTAAACCATGGAACTTCACAAATTGTTGGTGGGCAGGTGCCAATGCAGCAGGCGTCACCAACGGTGTTGCATTTGTCACCCAGTCAAGCTAATGTTTCTCAAGGTAGATCGAGTTTCACTGCCATGTCACCCGGGCAGTCCACAGTCTCAAATATGTCAGCTTCTAACAGATTTGCTGTTGCAAGTTCTTCTGGTTCAGTACATCCTAGCTTGGGACCATCAGTTCAGTCTGTCGCATCAGGAGGAAACTTTACAGGAGATCAGCTCGTACAGAACAGAACTCAAGCTTCTGTCAGTGCATCGCATCGTCTTCCAGCGTCCTCTTCCAAGTCCGTCAGCACCTTCAGTCACACATCTGGTGGAGTAACACAACAGCAGTTTGCATTTGGTCAG AAAAAGGCTGTGAACCAGACATCACCAGTTTCTACATCGAAGACACAGGATAATTTGAGACAGCCTCAGCTAACAAGTCTTCTGAGCAACACACTATCAG GACAGGACTCTGGAGGAAAAATCGTACCACAATCTCTAGGAACAGCACAGCCACAAGAAAAAGTGATAGGATCAACATCAGTTCAACAGAGTATACAG GTGGATGGTCATTTAGTAGGACAGAAAAGGCCTGCTGCTAAACAGTTAACTAAAGGAGCTTT TATTCTACAACAATTACAGAAGGATCAGGTACATGCTGTGACACCGGATAAAAGTCGGTTCAGATCATTAAATGATGCAGTTCAAAGACTCCTTTCATACCACGTGTGCCAGGGATCACTGCCAACAGAGGAGGACTtaagaaaag TGGACAATGAATTTGAATCCGTAGCCACACAGCTTCTGAAGAGGACACAGGCTATGCTGAACAAATACAGATGTTTACTGATAGAAGATGCAATG cGGATAAATCCCTCTGCAGAAATGGTTATGATTGATAGGATGTTTAACCAGGAGGAAAGGGCATCTCTGACCCGGGATAAGCGTCTTGCACTTGTGGATCCTG ATGGTTATCAGGctgatttttgttgttctgccaaaCAACTtgagaaaacagctgaagaagCACAGACCAGCAAAAGTGACCATCAGTCTAGCAAAACATTACCTTCTCGAAGTCAGAGTACCAAAACCCAAGCGAGAGACCGACCAAAATCCAGCTCAGCAGAGTCCACAAATCACAGTAAACTTCCTCTAGTGCCTAACAACATTCTGACCCCACAAGAAGGAAAAGCTTCTACTAAAAAATCGGAGAGCCTCACTAAAGCTTTAAAGTTTGAAAAAGCTAATTGTTCTTCTGAGAGCCAATACGTGGCCCTCTCTGAAGAAAGGATGACTGGGAAAGATCTTGCCAAGTCCACTGAGAATTCTTCGAGTTCTGAAGACTTGTCAAAAGCTGTGTCAAGAGGCAGTCATGGGACACAGAATAAGATATCAAGGAACACAATTCAGTCTTTCTCAAAGGTAACGTGTAATAATTCTCTTCAAGACAAAACTCTGAGGAGCTCTCCAAAGAATGAGGTTTTGCATCCTGATAACAGGAAAGGCTCTGGTGAAACCCAGCAAGACTTACTGCTCAGTAAGAGTTTAGAaactacatttaaaaacatcttgGAACTTAAAAAAGCTGGGAGACAGCCACAAAACGAGGCGGCAAGTAGCGGCTCCGTTGAATTAGAATTTCCCAATTTTTCACCTATTGCTTCACAAGAGAACTGCCTGGAAAAATTTATTCCAGACCACAGTGAAAGTGTTGTAGAAACTGACTCTATTTTAGAAGCAGCTGTAAATAGTATCTTAGAGTGTTAA
- the BICRAL gene encoding BRD4-interacting chromatin-remodeling complex-associated protein-like isoform X2, which produces MDDDDDESCLLDLIGDPQALNYFLHGPSSKSSNEDLTNAEYSVANSNSIFANSNSTDPKSSVKGVSGQLGEGPSDGLQLSSSLQFLEDELVSSPLPDLTEDQPFDILQKSLQEANITEQTLAEEAYLDASVGSSQQFAQAQLHPSSSASFTQASNVSNYSGQTLQPIGVTQVVQQPVGASFASNTVGVQHGFMQHVGISVPSQHLSNSSQISGSGQIQLIGSFSNQPSMMTINNLDGSQIILKGNGQQTPANMSSGLLVHRQTPNGNSLFSNSNSSPVAQPVTVPFNSTNFQTSLPVHNIIIQRGLAPNSNKVPINIQPKPIQMGQQTAYNVNNLGIQQHHVQQGIPFASANSPQSSVVGPHMSVNIVNQQNTRKSVTPQTVSNAGGSIVIHSPMGQPHASQNQFLIPTSLSVNSNSVHHVQAINGQLLQTQPSQLVPGQVSAEHVMLNRNSTNMLRANQSYSGQMLNNQNTAVQLVSGQTFTAPGNQVIVNHGTSQIVGGQVPMQQASPTVLHLSPSQANVSQGRSSFTAMSPGQSTVSNMSASNRFAVASSSGSVHPSLGPSVQSVASGGNFTGDQLVQNRTQASVSASHRLPASSSKSVSTFSHTSGGVTQQQFAFGQKKAVNQTSPVSTSKTQDNLRQPQLTSLLSNTLSGQDSGGKIVPQSLGTAQPQEKVIGSTSVQQSIQVDGHLVGQKRPAAKQLTKGAFILQQLQKDQVHAVTPDKSRFRSLNDAVQRLLSYHVCQGSLPTEEDLRKVDNEFESVATQLLKRTQAMLNKYRCLLIEDAMRINPSAEMVMIDRMFNQEERASLTRDKRLALVDPDGYQADFCCSAKQLEKTAEEAQTSKSDHQSSKTLPSRSQSTKTQARDRPKSSSAESTNHSKLPLVPNNILTPQEGKASTKKSESLTKALKFEKANCSSESQYVALSEERMTGKDLAKSTENSSSSEDLSKAVSRGSHGTQNKISRNTIQSFSKVTCNNSLQDKTLRSSPKNEVLHPDNRKGSGETQQDLLLSKSLETTFKNILELKKAGRQPQNEAASSGSVELEFPNFSPIASQENCLEKFIPDHSESVVETDSILEAAVNSILEC; this is translated from the exons ATGGATGATGACGATGATGAATCCTGTCTCCTTGATCTTATTGG GGACCCACAGGCGCTGAATTATTTTCTACATGGACCTAGTAGTAAATCT AGCAATGAAGACTTGACTAATGCAGAATATTCTGTAGCCAACTCAAATTCAATTTTCGCCAACTCCAAT AGCACTGATCCTAAGTCGTCTGTAAAAGGTGTAAGCGGTCAGCTTGGAGAGGGGCCTAGTGATGGACTGCAGCTGTCCAGTAGCCTTCAGTTTCTTGAAGATGAACTTGTATCGTCTCCTTTGCCTGATCTTACTGAGGATCAGCCTTTTGATATTCTTCAGAAGTCCTTGCAGGAGGCCAATATTACTGAACAGACTTTGGCAGAAGAGGCATATTTGGATGCCAGCGTAGGTTCTAGCCAACAGTTTGCACAAGCTCAGCTTCATCCTTCTTCATCAGCATCCTTTACTCAGGCTTCTAATGTTTCTAATTACTCAGGTCAGACGTTGCAACCTATAGGAGTTACTCAAGTGGTACAGCAACCTGTTGGAGCATCTTTTGCAAGCAATACAGTCGGTGTGCAACATGGCTTTATGCAACATGTCGGAATTAGTGTTCCCAGCCAGCATTTGTCTAATAGCAGCCAGATCAGTGGTTCTGGGCAGATACAGCTAATCGGTTCATTTAGTAATCAACCTTCCATGATGACCATTAATAACCTCGATGGATCTCAGATAATATTGAAAGGCAATGGTCAGCAAACACCTGCAAACATGAGTAGTGGGCTCTTGGTTCACAGACAAACTCCAAATGGGAACTCGCTGTTCAGTAACTCAAATTCAAGTCCAGTAGCACAACCCGTAACTGTTCCATTTAACAGCACAAATTTTCAGACTTCATTGCCTGTCCATAATATCATCATTCAAAGGGGTTTGGCACCAAACTCTAACAAAGTTCCTATTAATATCCAACCAAAGCCGATTCAGATGGGTCAGCAGACTGCTTACAATGTGAATAACTTGGGAATACAGCAACATCATGTACAGCAAGGGATTCCGTTTGCTTCTGCAAACTCACCTCAAAGTTCAGTAGTTGGTCCTCATATGTCTGTTAATATTGTTAATCAACAAAATACGAGAAAATCAGTTACACCTCAGACAGTTAGCAATGCTGGAGGTAGTATTGTTATCCATTCTCCTATGGGACAGCCTCACGCATCTCAAAACCAGTTTCTCATACCTACAAGTTTGTCTGTTAATTCTAATTCAGTTCATCATGTCCAGGCCATAAATGGACAGCTTCTTCAGACTCAGCCTTCCCAGCTGGTCCCTGGCCAAGTGTCTGCTGAGCATGTAATGCTCAACAGGAACTCTACAAACATGCTAAGAGCCAACCAGTCGTATTCAGGACAGATGCTGAATAATCAGAACACAGCTGTTCAGCTTGTTTCTGGCCAGACATTCACAGCTCCTGGAAACCAAGTTATAGTAAACCATGGAACTTCACAAATTGTTGGTGGGCAGGTGCCAATGCAGCAGGCGTCACCAACGGTGTTGCATTTGTCACCCAGTCAAGCTAATGTTTCTCAAGGTAGATCGAGTTTCACTGCCATGTCACCCGGGCAGTCCACAGTCTCAAATATGTCAGCTTCTAACAGATTTGCTGTTGCAAGTTCTTCTGGTTCAGTACATCCTAGCTTGGGACCATCAGTTCAGTCTGTCGCATCAGGAGGAAACTTTACAGGAGATCAGCTCGTACAGAACAGAACTCAAGCTTCTGTCAGTGCATCGCATCGTCTTCCAGCGTCCTCTTCCAAGTCCGTCAGCACCTTCAGTCACACATCTGGTGGAGTAACACAACAGCAGTTTGCATTTGGTCAG AAAAAGGCTGTGAACCAGACATCACCAGTTTCTACATCGAAGACACAGGATAATTTGAGACAGCCTCAGCTAACAAGTCTTCTGAGCAACACACTATCAG GACAGGACTCTGGAGGAAAAATCGTACCACAATCTCTAGGAACAGCACAGCCACAAGAAAAAGTGATAGGATCAACATCAGTTCAACAGAGTATACAG GTGGATGGTCATTTAGTAGGACAGAAAAGGCCTGCTGCTAAACAGTTAACTAAAGGAGCTTT TATTCTACAACAATTACAGAAGGATCAGGTACATGCTGTGACACCGGATAAAAGTCGGTTCAGATCATTAAATGATGCAGTTCAAAGACTCCTTTCATACCACGTGTGCCAGGGATCACTGCCAACAGAGGAGGACTtaagaaaag TGGACAATGAATTTGAATCCGTAGCCACACAGCTTCTGAAGAGGACACAGGCTATGCTGAACAAATACAGATGTTTACTGATAGAAGATGCAATG cGGATAAATCCCTCTGCAGAAATGGTTATGATTGATAGGATGTTTAACCAGGAGGAAAGGGCATCTCTGACCCGGGATAAGCGTCTTGCACTTGTGGATCCTG ATGGTTATCAGGctgatttttgttgttctgccaaaCAACTtgagaaaacagctgaagaagCACAGACCAGCAAAAGTGACCATCAGTCTAGCAAAACATTACCTTCTCGAAGTCAGAGTACCAAAACCCAAGCGAGAGACCGACCAAAATCCAGCTCAGCAGAGTCCACAAATCACAGTAAACTTCCTCTAGTGCCTAACAACATTCTGACCCCACAAGAAGGAAAAGCTTCTACTAAAAAATCGGAGAGCCTCACTAAAGCTTTAAAGTTTGAAAAAGCTAATTGTTCTTCTGAGAGCCAATACGTGGCCCTCTCTGAAGAAAGGATGACTGGGAAAGATCTTGCCAAGTCCACTGAGAATTCTTCGAGTTCTGAAGACTTGTCAAAAGCTGTGTCAAGAGGCAGTCATGGGACACAGAATAAGATATCAAGGAACACAATTCAGTCTTTCTCAAAGGTAACGTGTAATAATTCTCTTCAAGACAAAACTCTGAGGAGCTCTCCAAAGAATGAGGTTTTGCATCCTGATAACAGGAAAGGCTCTGGTGAAACCCAGCAAGACTTACTGCTCAGTAAGAGTTTAGAaactacatttaaaaacatcttgGAACTTAAAAAAGCTGGGAGACAGCCACAAAACGAGGCGGCAAGTAGCGGCTCCGTTGAATTAGAATTTCCCAATTTTTCACCTATTGCTTCACAAGAGAACTGCCTGGAAAAATTTATTCCAGACCACAGTGAAAGTGTTGTAGAAACTGACTCTATTTTAGAAGCAGCTGTAAATAGTATCTTAGAGTGTTAA